The region ATTGGGGCGTTGAATCATCACACCTCTCCGGTGACGCAGGGAAAACAAAGCTAGCGGAAGAACATGACAAGCAGTAGAGCACGAGCGTATTGTGACATAAAAAACAGACAGACTCTCGTAATACAGAACGTGGTTCAGGAGCAGTATTTCATGACATTGGATTGGTGGTTAACCTACTTACTCACAACGCTTATTCTCAGTCTCTCCCCCGGTTCGGGTGCCATCAATACCATGAGCACCGGCATCAGCCACGGCTATCGCGGTGCAGCGGCCTCCATCTGTGGCTTGCAGGTCGGGCTGGCTATTCATATCGTGCTGGTCGGCATCGGATTAGGCGCATTGCTTAACCAGTCCGTGCTGGCTTTCGATGTATTGAAATGGCTGGGCGCAGCTTATCTGATCTGGCTAGGTATTCAGCAGTGGCGCGCCGCTGGCGCACTCGACCTTCAGGCGCTTGCCAGCGCCATGCCGCGCCGTAAGCTGTTTAAACGTGCGATATTGGTCAATCTAACCAACCCGAAAAGCATTGTGTTTCTGGCGGCGCTGTTTCCGCAGTTCATTATCCCTCATCAACCGCAGGCCGCACAGTATCTGGTGTTGGGTATCACCACCGTCGTGGTCGATGTTATCGTGATGATTGGTTACGCCACGCTGGCCACACGTATCGCTGGGTGGCTGAAAGGCCCACGGCAGATGAAAACACTCAACCGGATATTTGGATCGCTGTTCGTGCTAGTCGGCGCATTACTCGCCACAGCGAGAAAGGCCTGATGAAGGCAGCGCGCCGTATCGAATCACGGCGCGCTGTTGTTTCTCCTGCGGGAACGCTCAGGAAGAACGGTTAGCGAGAGAAAATCAGGTGTAGGCCAAAACCGGTAAACAACACGCCCGCTACGCCATCCACCCATTTAGCCAGACGCTGATAGCCACGACGTATGGTAGGTAGGGCGAAAACCATCGCAACCAGACTGAACCAGATCAGCGTTTCAATCGATATCAGCGCAAACAGCCCCCAACGCGCACCGCTGCCGACGCTGTCGCCAACAAACAGCGAAAACACGCTGCCGAAATAGATCAGCGCCTTTGGGTTAGCCAGATTCGTCAGCAGCCCACGCATGAAGGTTTTGCCACGCTGCGGCAATACCACCGCCGTTTCCTGCGTGGTTTCCAACTGCGCTTTACGCCGTGCCGAGCACAGCATCTGCCAGCCCATCCAGCACAGATACAGACCACCGCCGACGGTAATAGCAGTATGTAACCAGGCCATTTTTTGCAGC is a window of Pectobacterium punjabense DNA encoding:
- the rhtB gene encoding homoserine/homoserine lactone efflux protein — its product is MTLDWWLTYLLTTLILSLSPGSGAINTMSTGISHGYRGAAASICGLQVGLAIHIVLVGIGLGALLNQSVLAFDVLKWLGAAYLIWLGIQQWRAAGALDLQALASAMPRRKLFKRAILVNLTNPKSIVFLAALFPQFIIPHQPQAAQYLVLGITTVVVDVIVMIGYATLATRIAGWLKGPRQMKTLNRIFGSLFVLVGALLATARKA
- the rhtC gene encoding threonine export protein RhtC, which codes for MLMLFLTVALVHFIALMSPGPDFFFVSQTAASRSRREAMMGVLGISLGVVVWAAIALLGLHLLLQKMAWLHTAITVGGGLYLCWMGWQMLCSARRKAQLETTQETAVVLPQRGKTFMRGLLTNLANPKALIYFGSVFSLFVGDSVGSGARWGLFALISIETLIWFSLVAMVFALPTIRRGYQRLAKWVDGVAGVLFTGFGLHLIFSR